Proteins co-encoded in one Gammaproteobacteria bacterium genomic window:
- the lpxA gene encoding acyl-ACP--UDP-N-acetylglucosamine O-acyltransferase: protein MIDPRAVIDPSAQLAEDVTVGPYSVIGPSVSVGRGTWIGPHVVINGPARIGENNRIFQFASLGEIPQDKKFRGEDSELIIGSRNTIREYVTINRGTALDQGKTMVGDENWIMAYVHIAHDCQVGSRTIFSNGATLAGHVQVADKAILGGFTLVHQFCRIGTHAFCGMGTALNRDLPPYVMASGNLARPFGLNREGLKRDGIAQETVRALQRAYKVLVRVGTVPEEEKQAIDNLRRDYVEVERFASFIEVSSRGIVRNAD from the coding sequence TTGATCGATCCGCGCGCCGTCATCGATCCTTCCGCGCAGCTGGCGGAGGACGTTACCGTAGGACCTTACAGCGTCATCGGTCCCTCGGTGAGCGTGGGTCGCGGCACATGGATCGGCCCGCATGTCGTGATCAACGGACCCGCGCGAATCGGGGAAAACAACCGCATCTTCCAGTTTGCGTCGCTGGGCGAGATCCCGCAGGACAAGAAGTTCAGGGGGGAGGACAGCGAACTGATCATCGGCAGCCGCAATACCATTCGCGAGTATGTGACCATCAACCGGGGGACGGCCCTGGACCAGGGCAAGACGATGGTCGGGGACGAGAACTGGATCATGGCCTACGTGCACATCGCGCACGATTGCCAGGTGGGTTCGCGGACCATCTTTTCCAATGGCGCGACACTGGCGGGGCACGTCCAGGTCGCGGACAAGGCGATCCTCGGCGGTTTCACGCTCGTTCACCAGTTCTGCCGGATCGGTACCCATGCATTTTGTGGCATGGGCACGGCGCTGAACCGCGACCTTCCTCCCTACGTGATGGCCTCCGGAAATCTCGCTAGGCCGTTCGGTCTGAACCGGGAAGGCCTCAAGCGCGATGGCATCGCACAGGAGACCGTACGGGCCCTGCAGCGCGCCTACAAGGTGCTGGTCAGGGTCGGCACGGTTCCCGAAGAGGAAAAGCAGGCGATCGATAATCTCCGGCGTGACTATGTCGAGGTCGAGCGGTTCGCCTCGTTCATCGAGGTGAGTTCCCGGGGGATCGTAAGGAACGCTGACTAA
- the fabZ gene encoding 3-hydroxyacyl-ACP dehydratase FabZ, protein MSEGIMNIDGIMKRLPQRFPFLMLDRVVACEPGKTLTAIKNVSINEPFFQGHFPGLPLMPGVLILEALAQATGVLAFCTLESMPANRKFLFVGIDKARFKRQVVPGDQLILKVEYIRHKRGIWVFNAEASVGGEIAASAELMCAEREM, encoded by the coding sequence ATGTCAGAAGGCATTATGAATATCGACGGGATCATGAAGCGCCTGCCGCAGCGCTTTCCTTTTCTCATGCTCGATCGCGTCGTCGCGTGTGAACCGGGAAAGACCCTGACGGCGATCAAGAACGTCAGTATCAACGAACCTTTCTTCCAGGGACATTTTCCGGGACTGCCATTGATGCCGGGTGTCCTGATTCTGGAGGCCCTCGCTCAGGCCACGGGTGTCCTGGCGTTCTGCACCCTTGAGTCGATGCCGGCCAACAGGAAGTTTCTGTTCGTCGGGATCGACAAGGCGCGTTTCAAGCGTCAGGTCGTCCCGGGTGATCAGCTGATTCTGAAGGTGGAGTACATACGCCACAAGCGCGGTATCTGGGTGTTCAACGCCGAGGCCAGCGTCGGTGGGGAGATCGCCGCGTCGGCTGAACTGATGTGTGCCGAGAGAGAAATGTAG
- the lpxD gene encoding UDP-3-O-(3-hydroxymyristoyl)glucosamine N-acyltransferase, producing MKLGELASLTGVRLEGDPCTEIRFVSTLRTAGPGSIAFLSNQKYRSYLADTGASAVILSEELLDECPVAALVSDDPYVTYARVANALYPAETVQAGAVHPTAVVAEDADIHHSVSIGPHCVVESGVRLACGVVLGPACVVQRDCSLGEDTRLVARVTLCHRTQLGVRCLIHPGAVLGSDGFGLANDRGIWLKIPQVGRVVLGDDVEVGANTTIDRGAIEDTVIEDGVKLDNQIQLGHNVRVGAHSLIAGCAGISGSVTIGRQCTIGGGAGFGGHLELTDNVVITGFSRVSKSIREPGIYTSGTPLQKQQDWQKNTVRYRQLEKMAQRLSELEKKLKD from the coding sequence GTGAAGCTGGGGGAACTGGCATCGCTTACCGGGGTGCGTCTAGAGGGAGATCCGTGCACCGAGATTCGTTTCGTCTCGACCCTGCGCACCGCCGGTCCCGGATCGATCGCTTTCCTGAGCAACCAAAAGTACCGTTCCTACCTGGCCGATACCGGGGCATCGGCGGTGATTCTGTCGGAGGAATTGCTTGACGAGTGTCCCGTCGCGGCCCTGGTGAGCGACGATCCCTATGTCACCTATGCGCGCGTCGCCAACGCCCTGTATCCCGCCGAGACGGTGCAAGCCGGCGCCGTCCATCCCACTGCGGTGGTCGCCGAAGATGCGGACATCCACCACAGCGTCAGCATCGGACCGCATTGTGTCGTCGAGTCGGGCGTCCGCCTCGCCTGCGGCGTGGTGCTCGGGCCCGCCTGCGTTGTCCAGAGAGACTGTTCCCTGGGCGAAGACACGCGTCTAGTGGCGCGTGTCACGCTTTGCCACCGGACACAGCTCGGCGTCCGTTGCCTGATACACCCCGGCGCGGTACTGGGAAGCGACGGTTTCGGTCTGGCCAACGACCGGGGCATCTGGCTGAAGATACCGCAGGTAGGTCGGGTCGTGCTGGGCGATGATGTGGAGGTAGGCGCGAACACCACCATCGACAGGGGAGCGATCGAGGATACGGTCATCGAGGATGGCGTCAAGCTGGACAACCAGATCCAGCTGGGACACAACGTTCGTGTCGGGGCGCATTCGCTGATCGCAGGCTGTGCCGGAATATCCGGTAGCGTGACGATAGGCCGCCAATGTACCATTGGCGGCGGTGCCGGGTTCGGTGGCCACCTCGAGCTGACCGACAACGTGGTCATCACGGGATTTTCACGCGTCAGCAAGTCCATCAGGGAGCCGGGGATCTATACGTCCGGGACCCCGTTGCAGAAGCAGCAGGACTGGCAGAAAAACACCGTACGATATCGGCAGCTGGAAAAGATGGCGCAGCGTCTGTCGGAACTGGAAAAGAAGCTGAAGGATTGA
- a CDS encoding OmpH family outer membrane protein, with protein MRNCALFAVVLLVAGSPALADSGVKIGFVNSKIIMEQAPQAEQAQKNLEREFSTREASLKAEASEIEELKNKFDKDSAIMSESKRAELERKIVKMKREFERDSDELREDLNIRRTEELSQLQREVSKVIKEIAEEEKYDIIMAENHLVFASKKIDITDQILKRLKSSFKGK; from the coding sequence ATGCGTAACTGTGCGCTGTTCGCAGTAGTTCTGCTGGTAGCCGGCTCGCCCGCTCTCGCGGATAGTGGCGTCAAGATAGGCTTCGTCAACAGCAAGATCATCATGGAGCAGGCCCCTCAGGCGGAGCAGGCCCAGAAGAACCTGGAAAGAGAGTTCTCTACGCGGGAGGCTTCGCTCAAGGCCGAGGCAAGCGAGATCGAGGAACTCAAGAATAAGTTTGATAAAGATAGTGCGATCATGAGCGAAAGCAAGCGCGCCGAACTCGAGCGTAAGATCGTGAAGATGAAGCGGGAATTCGAGCGCGACTCCGACGAGCTGCGCGAGGACCTGAATATCCGGCGCACCGAGGAACTCAGCCAGCTCCAACGGGAGGTGTCCAAGGTCATCAAGGAGATCGCCGAGGAGGAGAAATACGACATCATCATGGCGGAGAATCATCTGGTTTTCGCCAGCAAGAAGATCGATATCACCGACCAGATCCTCAAACGCCTCAAGAGTTCGTTCAAGGGCAAATAG
- the bamA gene encoding outer membrane protein assembly factor BamA, giving the protein MMVWMFSLSAVARADSFTVDDIEVLGVQRIEPGTVFNYLPVKVGDSFDTARSAEVIRALIKTGFFNDVQLLRRGDVLVIRVKERPAIAELKFDGNKDIKDEDLEKALKGVGIAKGRVFNRSVLERLENELRQQYFARGKYNVRIDVTVNELPRNRVDIDIDISEGKPAKIKRITLVGNESYKSDDITDEFSSGKAPWWNPFSSRDQYAKAKLAGDLEKLRSYYLDRGYLKFNVDSTQVSITPDNRDIYVTINLEEGDKYVVKEVRLAGEFVVPEEELRRLTAVHAGDTFSREKVVKTTDNISRRLGDDGYAFANINPIPEVDEQRREVSLTFFVDPGQRAYVRHINFFGNTGTQDEVFRREMRQMEGGWYSLDKINLSRRRIQRLSYVESVDIKTDRVSGSDDLVDLNVTVKERRSGSFSVGVGFSQAQGILFNLSLNQDNFLGTGRRVSLRFDNSRVSTIYSLSYVNPYFTINGVSAGFHATYSDINAAEANVSSYTADTLDVGVNLGAPITEVDTIRGGLSVENIKIDTNSNTPQEIFEFIAQNGNEYLDFPFAGTFVHDTRNKSAFATRGNLQRLTGEVTIPGSDLEYYKIGYRLRQYIPIRSWLTGMFFTNVAFGESYGDDGDLPFFEKYYAGGIRSVRGYKTNSLGPRDSTGRPFGGNFRTVASVENIFPVPFAKGSENMRLSVFVDAGNVFAQPSDWDYTALRASVGAAFSWISPLGALTFSYAVPINDQPGDELEAFQFNVGTLF; this is encoded by the coding sequence ATGATGGTCTGGATGTTTTCCCTCAGCGCCGTCGCCCGCGCCGACAGTTTCACGGTCGACGATATCGAGGTCCTTGGCGTCCAGCGCATCGAGCCCGGCACCGTGTTCAACTACCTGCCGGTCAAGGTCGGCGACAGCTTCGATACCGCACGCAGCGCCGAGGTGATCCGGGCCCTCATCAAGACCGGATTCTTCAACGACGTCCAGCTGCTGCGTCGCGGCGATGTACTGGTGATCCGGGTCAAGGAGCGTCCGGCGATTGCCGAGTTGAAGTTTGACGGCAACAAAGACATCAAGGACGAGGACCTCGAGAAGGCGCTCAAGGGCGTGGGGATCGCCAAGGGCCGGGTTTTCAACCGTTCCGTGCTCGAGCGGCTCGAGAACGAGCTGCGCCAGCAGTATTTCGCCCGCGGCAAGTACAACGTACGGATCGACGTGACGGTCAACGAACTGCCCCGCAATCGCGTGGACATCGATATCGATATCTCGGAAGGCAAGCCGGCGAAGATCAAGCGCATCACCCTGGTCGGGAACGAGAGCTACAAGTCCGACGACATCACCGACGAGTTCAGCTCAGGCAAGGCGCCCTGGTGGAATCCGTTCAGTTCCCGCGATCAGTACGCCAAGGCAAAGCTCGCGGGCGACCTCGAGAAGCTGCGCAGCTATTACCTCGATCGTGGATATCTCAAGTTCAACGTGGATTCCACGCAGGTTTCCATCACGCCGGACAATCGCGATATTTACGTCACGATCAACCTGGAAGAGGGTGACAAATACGTCGTCAAGGAGGTCAGGCTGGCGGGCGAGTTCGTCGTCCCCGAAGAGGAACTCCGGCGCCTGACCGCCGTCCACGCCGGTGATACCTTTTCCCGCGAGAAGGTCGTCAAGACGACCGACAACATCTCGCGCAGGCTGGGTGACGATGGCTATGCCTTCGCCAACATCAATCCGATCCCGGAAGTCGATGAGCAGCGCCGTGAGGTCTCGCTAACGTTTTTCGTCGATCCCGGGCAGCGGGCCTATGTGCGTCATATCAATTTCTTCGGCAATACTGGCACGCAGGATGAGGTTTTTCGGCGTGAAATGCGCCAGATGGAAGGCGGTTGGTACTCTCTGGACAAGATCAACCTGTCCCGCCGTCGTATTCAGCGCCTTTCCTACGTGGAGTCCGTGGACATCAAGACCGATCGTGTATCGGGTTCCGATGATCTGGTGGACCTCAACGTCACCGTCAAGGAAAGGCGATCCGGCAGCTTTTCCGTGGGTGTTGGTTTCTCCCAGGCGCAGGGAATCCTGTTCAATCTCAGTCTCAATCAGGACAATTTCCTCGGCACCGGGCGCCGGGTGAGCCTGCGGTTCGACAACAGCCGCGTCAGCACGATTTACAGTCTGTCCTATGTCAATCCCTATTTCACCATCAACGGGGTGAGCGCGGGATTCCATGCCACCTATTCCGACATCAATGCCGCAGAGGCGAACGTCTCATCCTACACGGCCGACACCCTGGACGTTGGCGTCAACCTGGGTGCGCCGATCACAGAGGTCGATACCATCCGTGGCGGGTTGTCCGTAGAGAACATCAAGATCGACACGAACTCGAACACGCCTCAGGAGATCTTCGAATTCATCGCGCAAAACGGCAACGAATATCTGGACTTTCCCTTCGCGGGGACCTTCGTTCACGACACACGGAACAAGTCCGCATTCGCGACGCGCGGAAACCTGCAGCGGCTAACCGGTGAGGTGACCATTCCGGGAAGCGACCTGGAGTACTACAAGATCGGCTATCGGCTGCGACAGTACATTCCGATCCGTAGCTGGCTGACCGGCATGTTCTTCACCAACGTGGCCTTCGGCGAGAGTTACGGCGATGACGGCGATCTGCCGTTTTTCGAGAAATACTACGCCGGCGGCATACGCAGTGTGCGCGGTTACAAGACCAATTCGCTGGGTCCGCGCGATTCGACTGGCAGGCCATTTGGTGGTAACTTCCGTACGGTTGCAAGCGTCGAGAACATCTTCCCCGTTCCGTTTGCCAAGGGCAGCGAGAACATGCGCTTGAGTGTTTTCGTCGATGCAGGCAATGTGTTCGCGCAGCCGAGTGACTGGGACTACACCGCGCTTCGCGCGTCCGTTGGTGCGGCATTCTCGTGGATATCGCCCCTCGGCGCACTGACGTTTTCATACGCCGTGCCGATCAACGATCAGCCGGGGGACGAACTGGAGGCATTCCAGTTCAACGTCGGGACCCTTTTCTAG